The Hordeum vulgare subsp. vulgare chromosome 4H, MorexV3_pseudomolecules_assembly, whole genome shotgun sequence genomic interval AATCTAACATGTGTTTCAGCAACACGATCTTTATTAGAAAAATATTCTATAACAATCTCCGTTGTAAAAAATTACACATTTGTTTTCGTAACACAATCTTTATTGCAGAATATATTCTATGACAAACTCTATTACAAAAAAATAatcttttttttttgtaaaatgaTCTTTGTTATAAAAATATCTGTAATATAACCTATATTGCAAAAGCTAATATGCCAGTGCGCTATTTTATGAGGTCACATTTGACGGATAGCGATTGGGCGGCCCGCGAACGCGTAGCAGGGCCCTACTGATGGATAGCGACCCGGCCGATCTTAAACGATAGACACAGAGCGCCCTAAATAAATTTATGttactacctccgtcacggtttagaagacacgaTTAAATTTACGTTGTGctatttttatatgcatgcgtaatgtgaatgctattttttaactcatttcacagCTAATCAGTAACCACCGTCTTTTAAACCGTGACGAAGAGAGTACATTGGTTCTGTATATACGTAACATAATAAATACATTAATATTACATTAGTTGTATATATAACATAGTTGTTAAATGATACACGAATACACAATAATATTAAAATAACAAATCGTAATGCAATAGAAAGACAAAGCAGGAGCTCGCAGTCTGTAGGTGTATATAGTGGTTTTAGGGCTTAATTCCGGCCCTTGTTCATCAGCTCCAACGCCGATGTGACGAGGGAGCAGACGCTGGTGGCGCGGCGGCTGAGCCCGACGCTCCCGGAGAAGACGTTGAAGCACTCGAGCTGCGATGTGGTCTCCGCCACGCACCTCAGCTCGCTCTCCATCCCGAGCTCCACAAACAGGGTCACGTAGCGCGGGTCCAGCCGCATCATGGCCACGGCGAGCTCGATGGTGTACCGCCGGATCCGGGGCACGTCCATGGACGGGCGGCTGTAGTCGCACAGCACCTGCACCAGCGCCCTCGCCAGCACCGTGTCCACCACGCGCGCTGCGGCGAGGCACCCCCGGAGCTCCCCGGGCTCCATGAACCGGAGCATCTGAGCCGCCagcccgatgaagatgttgaggaTCTTGGCCTTTTCCACCGTGATGGACCTAAACACCTTGGCGGCGCCGGGGATGACCTCTCTCAGCGGGATCTGCCACTCGTCGCCGGCGTAGGAGCACAAGTTGCGCATGATCCTGGCGGCGCCGACTATGACGACAGGGTCCTTGAGCGCGTCGACGAGCCGCCCGACCCCTCCGCCGAGAGCCATTATTATCTGCCCGCAGTTCTTCTTGTTCTCGAGGGCCAGCATCGCGAGCGCCTCGCCGGCCTCCACACGGACAGCGTTCGTCTGTTGACACTCCTTCGTCGTAAACCCCGCCGGCAAGAACATGGAGACCAGCACGCTCACCACGCCCCCCGTCTCGCCGATGATCTCCCTTGCCTCATCGTCCATGGCGAACCTCGCGAGTATCTCGATGGCCATCTGGTGCAGCTCCAACTGGACCTTCTTGTCATGCCGCTGCAGGACCTCCCTGATGTTGCTCACGGTGAAGACGATGTCTGTGAGCTCCCGTCGGAGCAGCTTCCCGGTGTTCCCCGTCGTGCCGGCCAGTCTCTTCACCACGCGCAGCGACTGCTTCACCGCCATGATCCTCATGTCTCTTGGCGTCGTCACCGCCAGCGAATGGTCGATGTTGGAGTAGGAGATGATCTTGTCGAGGAGGCCCCTGGTCTTGCCGATCTTGTCGCAGTTGTCGTGGTCGTGCGCCAGCTTATTCAGGATGGAGAGACCGAGCATGTTGAGCTCGTCGAGGTCGGCGTAGAGGAGCGACGCGACGGACTCGATGGCACCGGGGATGCCGGTGACTCGTAGCGCGATGAGCTTCCTCCCGGTGAGCATGGACACGACGACGGcggccgagcgccggacgtctcgCTCCGAGGCGGCCTTCCAGCTGAGCATCTCGATGAGGCGCTCGATGGTGGGCGCGGAGACACCGATCCTGCGCAGCGTGGCGTCGGCGAAACGGTCGGACTCGGCGAGGGCGACGAGGATGCTGGCGCCGAGGCTCTGCTCGTCGTGCGAGCCCGCGGTGATGAGGTCGTCGGCGTAGGAGACGAGGGTCATGTGGAGACCGTCGAAGATGCTGCCGTTGAGGCAGCGCGAGAAGGAGTCGTAGAAGAAGCAGCGGACGGCGACCTGGCCGCAGGCGCCTTCGAGGTTGCAGTCGTCGGCGACGCGCtcgaggaggcggtggtggcccACCTTCCACTCCCTGAGCGCTTTCTCGATGAGGAAGAGCAACGCCTCTGCGAGCGCCAGGCCGTAGAAGATGTTGAGCGCTGCGGCACGGTTGGTGCGGGCGTCCTCGGTGCCGCCGTAGTGCTGGTGGATGAGGcggacgagggagagggagacgcacGCCGACGCTGAGAGCAACTGCATCCAGGAGAAGGCGCGGACGGCGGCGCGGGAGGCGGGACGGGCACGGCCGGCCTGGTGGTGCTGCCACTCCAGCTCGTGGCTGCGTCCCACGATGCGGGTGCCCTCGATGAGGAGAAGGCCCGTGATGCACCAGAAGTCGGTGCGGCTCAGCGTGATGGCGAAGCCGGCGAGCAGCACGACCGTGGCCCAGACGAAGGCCAGCGTGCCCAGCCGGCTGGCCGCCTTCTCGAGCACGGCCAGCTGCAGGGCCAGCACGGTGAGGCGGCGCTCCGGCGACGGCCGCGCATCGTCGTCAGCTTCAGGGTTGCTGCCGGACCGGGTGCTGCGCGGGTACGGCGTGGCCTTCTGCGGCTCGAACAACGTGGGCAGCTGGTCGGGGATCTTGATGCGGATGCTCGGGGCGGCGAGGCTAGGGCGACGGTCCATTGGATCCGTCCACACAAGTACGGAGTAGTATGTACGTACGTAGCGTGTACTGGTTGCACTGACCGAGCGTGGTGAGCGTTGCGTCTCGATCGGCACTAGCTTGGTGCTATTTATAGGACATCACAGCATCTCCAACAACCGCGTTACCATGTCGTGCGTTAAATTTTTTTTACCGCGTCAAAATAGCGTTTTACAGCACCGGATGACcgaacatctccaacagacgcTCAAAAATATCCCGAAATCATCCCTACCCCGTCATCTCCAGCGGACGCCCAAAATCATCCCTGCCCCGCCATGGCCAAGCCCTGCCCCGCCATGGCCACGCCCTGCCCCGCCGCGCCGCCGCGACCTGCTCCGCCCCGCCCCGCAATGGCCGCGGCCTGCTCCGCCCCGCCCCGCCATGGCCGCAGCCTGCTCCGCCCCACCGCGGCCATGGCCTGCTCCGCCCCGCCGCGGCCATGGCCTGCTCCGCCCCGCTCTGCTCCGCCTCGCCGCGGCCATGGCCACGCCCTGCCCCGCTGCGCCGCCGCGACCTGCTCCGCCCCGCCCCGCCATGGCCGCGGCCTGCTCCGCCCCGCCGCGGCCATGGCCTGCTCTGCCCCGCTCTGCTCCGCCTTGCCGCGGCCATGGCCTGCTCCGCCCCGCTCTGCTCCGCCTGCCGCGGCCATGGCCTGCTCCGCCCCGCTCTGCTCCGCCTCGCCGCGGCCATGGCCTGCTCCGCCCCGCTCTGCTCCGCCTCGCCGCGACCATGGCCTGCTCCGCCCCGTCGCGGCCATGGCCTGCTCCGCCCTGCCGCGGCCGGCTGGCAGGCTGGCGCGCGCACGCGAGGTGGCCGGCAGCGGGCGCATGCATGGAAAGGAGTTTCAGCGCGCACGAAAAGTTCAGCGCGCACGAGCTCGCGCACGAAATATACTGCGTCCGGTTCAGTTTTCCCCAGCGCGCTGAACATTTTTTACAGCGTGCTCTATTATACAGCGTCTGTTGAAGTGCAATTTTTAACTCCGCGCGCGCTAAACTTGTGATTTTTTGGGCACAACGCTAATATTGggcgtctgttggagatgctcagTGATAGTAGTACTCCCTTCGTCATGGATTAGACGCAAGCACGTGCTACTTTCTTCCTTGCGTGCATGAGAGTGCGTGTCAGTTTGgagattattattattattagacGCTGACTCTACACCCTTTTTTCTTGTTACGAGAGAATGTTGCTATTAAGGCAAGGAGGGGACTCGCCTATTagtattactagcaaaaggaccggTGCCCTGTAATGGGAGAAAAAAAATCACCAGCTTCAAtgatgatgaccacattatgttcatatctcatcgcatgattttaaaaatttattcacaaatacaagaaaatatttctttttttaattttattcacaattcacaagttgaaacaatattcatattttttaaaaaatatcatggttgtcaaaaaacttgataattcaaagaattattctgaatttcaaaaaacattttttaaaatatactataatattTCGATCCACCCTGACaataaattcttcaaaattcactaacgtatataatctgaaagacttagaagcattactaTTGAACTGCATACACTCGATCatttgtgaacatttttacaaatttgggaaaaaatttaaaatcaagaacattttttcctatttataaacatttttgaaaattccaaacaatattttatattacgaactgttttcaagtattttcttgtgaattggcgaataattcattttttgaattatcaaacattttttaattgcattaaataaatttcgtaaaatgatggactttttttgATTCACTaatgttttctccaaaattacaatttttttaatatgtaaacattttttacaaaaatcccgaacaatttttgaattcgcAAACTTTTATGTTTTATCAAACATTTATGTAAATATAATTTTCTGAATCGAAAGTTTATTTTTGATTtatttgaattagaaaaaataaaaaagaacaaATAAATAATAGTAACTAAAAAACTAAAAAAGATAGGCCCCCTcccatgggctggcccaaatggGCGTGCTGTGTATTTTCCAGCAAGCAGAGCGTAGTATAGCTGGTCCCTATGCTTGGGCTGGCCCATGCGAGGATTTTCTACAAAACGTTTtttataacttataggtgccattGGTGGGTAATATTTGAGAATTTTGGAGGCAATTTTAATtacgtaccacagaagcaataggtgctttattaataggGATAGATTATTTTCGAACAACCATAGAGGACCCGCCTTAATGTTTTTACATGTTTTCTTGTCGATCCGCTACTCGTACTGTGTCAAGAGTTTTCTCCTTCGCACTGCTGCTAAGGTGGCCTTACATCGGCATAACAAACTGTTGGCTGCCTATTGGCGCCAACGTGCAAAAATTCATGTGTAATATGGGAGACGAAAACTCAAGCTATATGCATGCTTGTGCCTCGGCTCGTTTTCGCAAAAACCAAATCCCCTGCCTACATGTAAACGGAATGGACATCTCATCCCATAGTGCCAAGGCCGTTGTACTCCATGACTTTTTCAAAAACCTGCTTGTAGTGGAGAATAGGGTTCAGTTTAATTTTGATATCAATCATCTCATGGCTGGATCCTCCCTCACCACATCTCAAGCTGCCTCTCTTATTAATCCTTTCTCTCTCGATGAGATTAAGTCTGCGATCCTTAGCATGAACGATAACGCAAGCTTGGGGCCGGATGATTTCGGGCCTGCCTTCTTTAAGGCAAATTGGGAGCTTGTGAAGCAGGACCTTTTCAACCTAATGCTTGACTTCCACAATAGCTCTGCCGAGCTCTTGAGGATCAACAAGGCCTGCATTGTTCTCATTCCTAAAAAATTAGGTGCCACAAATCCCGACAACTTTCACCCGGTCTCCCTGCAAAATTGTCTGATTAAGATTGTATCTAAGTGCCTGGCCACTAGGGCTCAACCCTTCATCCCCTATATTATGCACTAGAACCAGTCTGGATTTATAAAAGGTAGATGTATAGCTGATAACTTTACCTACGCAGCGGACATTGTTCCAACATGCTTCAAGAGGGAAAAAAATCTGCAATTGTCCTAAAGTTGGACTTCCAAAAAGCTTTTGACTCTTTGTCCTCGCAGACCTTGGAGACAGTGTTAAAAGCCAAAGGTTTTCCCACCCTCTGGCGGGATTGGATCAGTAACATAAACAAAACTAGCCAGTCAGCGATGCTTCTTAATGGGAATCCGAGATCATGGATCTAGTGCAAAAAGGGGTTGCGACAAGGTGATCCAACCTCCCGTACCTGTTCATTATCGTCGCCGACATCCTTCAGTGCCTGATTCTCCAGGCATCCGCAAATGGCCTTCTCTCGCACCCACTTGACTCGGCTATCCCATGCTCAATTATTCAATATGCAGACGACACTCTGATTATCCTTCCTGTGGATCTCGAGCAACTTACAACCCTCAAGTCTATTTTGCTGGACTTTTCAATGGCGACAGGTCTGGTGATCAACTTCCACAAAAGCACATTTGCGCCTATTCATGTGGATCATCAGTCTGCCTCGACACTAGCCTTCTTCTTCAGATGTACAGtcgccaccttccctcagtcctaTCTCGGTCTTCCTCTGTCCATGCATAAGCTAAACATTAAAGATTTCTTCTTCATTATCGACAAAATCGATAGACGCCTTTGCTGGGTGGAGAGGACTGCTTCTCTCAATTGCTGGGCGGGCAATCCTTGTCAGAGCGGTTCTCCGAGCTCTTCCCATTTACGCCATGACGGCTCTTATGCTGCCTTTGGGCGTGATTCAGGAAATGGATAAACGCTGTAGGGCTTTCTTCTAGGTGGGTCAAGATAAAGTGTCGGGGGGGGGGTCAGTGTAAAGTTGCCTGGGACTTTGTTTGCGTGCCGTTTAGCCATGGGAGACTAGGATTCTCGTCGttgcatcacattaactcatgctTACTGTTCTCTCATATTACTAAACTCCACTCGGCCACCACTGCTTCATCCGCTTCCAATCTTGCGACCAAATACTCTTGGTCCGAGACTCGGGACCATGACTCCCCCACCCTTCAGAATCTCATATCTGGAGAGATATCGCTAAGGGTTAAGTTTCTTTCGCTCTATTACCAAAGTCCAAATTGGGAACGGGAAATCCACGGCGTTCTGGCTTGACCATTGGGTCCCTAACCTACCTCAAAACCTTGCACAAACTTTCCCCGCCCTTTTCTCCCACGCTCTGCGTCCAGGGGCCAACGTCGTCCGAACCTTCTCCTCCCCATATCTGCAGCTTGACTTGGCCCCAAGATTATCCCATGCTGCAGTCCTTGAACTGGAAAACCTTCGACTTGTGCTGGCTGCTGTCACCTTGGATATGCAGGTACATGACAGATGGACAGGACGCATAGATGGCAAGCCCCTGACCTGCAACTCTGCATACAAGGCAACTTGGAGTGGCAGGCCGGTGGACCACTTCGCGCCGGCTATCTGGAAGAACTATGCACCCAATAAATGCAGGATTTTCCTCTGGTTGACGAGAAAGAACCGTCTATTCACCAACAAGAGACGCTTTAACAGAGGACTTACAGACTCCTGCAACTGCCCCTTCTGTCCGGAGCCGGAATCTACCGAACACCTTTTCCTCCATTGCGGACACCTTCGCCCCCTATGGCAAGAACTGACGGCGCTGTCGGCCTCCACACCGACGGATCTGCGCAACCTATGGGATCCTCAACTATCCAACAAGACCCGCTCTACAGTAATCATTGTTGTCCTATGGAACATATGGAAGAGAAGGAATGCCAAAGCTTTCCGAGGAGATCTTCAGCCTATTCACTTGATCGCTCGCTATGCGTCAGATGACATTATGCTATGGTCAAACAGGTGCTCCGAGGAACAACCAATGATCATCCTACGCGACTGGAGTACTATGTTGTTTCACTTGTATGAGAGATTGTGACCCATTGTAactctttctctctttcttttttctatctttttccgCACTCTCATCCCCCACACCCACCTCcctccaccccctctctctcgtGTACATGTAAACTCTATATCTTATTTTATAAAAAAGGTTCAGGTCGGCGTAAGCCCGCCGTAGCACCGTAAAAAAAAGAGTTTTCTCCTTCTCATGTCCTCTCTTGCAAACATAGCAACGGTGTCGCATACAGTAGCAGTAGAAATATCGCGCTACTCCTTTTGAAAAAACGAGTTATCCTGCTACAACACTGTTGTACTGCCACTTtcttcacacaaagcatggcaactAAACCTTTATGCCCTTCGACACCTACTAAAAGAACCGAGGTTGTACGGTGGTCAACGGGGGCACTCTTTACACCGAATTTCTTACAAACATGTTCTTACAACATTCAAGGCGGGTCCCCCACATTTGACTTTATATTATTGCAGCTAAAGGGCTACGAGGCCTATGCCAATTTCATCTTGTAGCTAAAGgagtactccctcctttccggtttatagggctcatctcaaaattttcaaatttccacTATATTAGGCTTATTTTAAGTCTAagtgagttaaagtgctttgagtctcacATCATATTTAATTAATAGAGTTTAGAGAAAGAAgatgagtggctatgcatgcatcgttttctacatccatcatgcaagtccaatgaaagAAATGATGCTACATTTATCGCATTGAAAATTGAATATGTGggaaatatttcattggctagtttaaactagtgtcatccactcacaattcatcttggttgatgagatttcagatttgagccctataaaccggaaaggagggagtagttaattAGAAAAGTGTACAATAATTTATTACTCCCTCAATTACGGTTTAAAAGGCACAATTAAACTTGCCTGAGTtttcaaaatagacaaggtttaaggtgcgaaagcaattactcctaTTAATTAGTATTAGTACTACTCACACATGCGCCCTCCGAATTTGCTGCTCacgcattagtactagtattttctcaattgattaggcgcattaacatctacacatgctacatctcacaaccaatcggtgaCTACATTGGTCCCAGAGATTTTCTAAGCGTGCCTTATAAAccatgacggagggagtatatgatccATCTTTCAATGTCATAAAGTGCCTAGGAGGACGTGTCAGAGCTGGCTCTTAACTAAGaatccgcttaccttctctctcctcttctctttcctccaACTAAGCAAAGATATACTAATTTTATgtcttatagccagctgactcagctctattatACTTGCTCTTAGCTAACATACAATCCTTGCACGTGATCATAGGTAAAAAATGATTCTAACTCAATCATATGCATGCATTACCTCTAAATTATTAAATATAGATACAATTCATAAAAAACTGTGCATTGACAATCATGTATCTTAAACCATTAATGCTTTTACGATATCGTGATAAGAGACGGTGCAGCACAGACCTGATATTATTCTGGGAGTTGATTGGGCGTGCATCTATAGTTCAGTGTATTTAATTGCAAGTAAGTGCATGCAATGATctgatttctttttctgaaaCGGGTCAGATGCATTTTAAACGTGATGATTTCTAGCTTGCGTGTATGATAGTGTGTGCCTGTTTCGAGATTATCAGATCGTgactctcctccttttttcttgtTACGAGAGAATGTTGCTATTAAGGCAGCAGGGAAGAGCTACACATAATGTCTCTAGATTTTTCTTCTTGGATACGCCATTGGATAACACACTAATGATTGGCTCATGAACTAtttccttcgtttttaaatataaaattTGTAAAACGTTTCACCGTGGGCTACATACGGATCAAACAAGTAAATATAcgttttaaaatatgtttataagtATTTGTATGCAGTTTTGTAGtagatttttttaaaacttatatctaagaatgaaggataGTAGTAGAAGTGACAAAGCTCTCTAAcgtggaaaataaataaataaatttgaaCCTATAGTTCAAACACGTCAGGACACCTCAGTACcacggcaaaattgacaaaaatgacccctcgggcgaaagaactcacggattgaccctTCGGAGGAAAAAATTCAtcggcctgacccttttgtgtgacgcccgacacctaggcgccacactgtactgtgtgacgcctagaggttaggcgccacacccccggccacgtggcgcctaagcctcaggcgtcacacattgtaatgtgtggcgcctgacgcttaggcgccacacattgacttatacagccacggcccagccccctccccacccccctccccaGTCTATTTAACATGTGTGgcacctaagccttaggcgccacacatcacatgtgtggcgcctaagcgttaggCTCCACACATGTTAAATAGACTGGAATCTGAATTTTTGACAGCAATAAAGTTCTTTTGACAGCAATAAAGCAATTTAGACAGCAATAATGCAATTTTGACAGCAATCATATATTTGAAAGCCAAGGAATCatcaagtgcaagaattattgacATCATCATCATAGCAAATGGTTCACAAGAAGTGCAACAACAACTAAATGGTTCATAACTCGAAATAGTTCACAACTAAATTAACTAGTTCAGCTCGACAAGTGCGACACCAACTACAAATCActtggggcctcgtcccctcttggatgctagcttcttccttctcgcaaccacaaattgctccgggtcgtccgactcatcgtcatcgtcatcctcaacctcatcgtccatgcttctcattcttgacaaacgagagcccccggccaccggattctttcctttcgcataatcatccggtgagtagcgcttaaattccttcctgggcttcaacatgtaagcggagcgttggaaagccttcaacgtcatgtcgtccgcagcctaatacatatgaaggttgaaagttcaaaTTTGAAGGTTCGAGgctgaaggttgaaagtgcaaactgtatggctatgtcatacctgaggagtgtcaacatcatcctcctgagtatttctttgggtaatgtcaccatcatccatacgagcgcccgaagaagctgaatcgtcaagggtatttctttcggatgaaagggatctcgaaggtgaaacatattcagggtcacggcaacctaaaatgttggataggcgccgtaacttcttgccctgttcctgttagattcaaataaaaatgacatatattaggtaacctataatgttgcatttgtgggcaaaataataataatgacacaacacctttatgaatagacgaagtgcagattctcccttttgtcctccaggtgtgttatctaggatatcttcggactcatcagcttgtttcttgacctctttccgctatgatcacaagacaatgacaaCAAATAAGTGCAAGTGAATGGGTCCACTAGAattcataattttcataggggagcacacttaccacaaagttcaggacaggggcgaatgaagtttggtacccttcgcgaatcaacttgctgtaaccgccttgggcaagtgcatcgtactcagtgggttcttccgatatgtcctcctcgtaagccggcgga includes:
- the LOC123450803 gene encoding uncharacterized protein LOC123450803; translation: MDRRPSLAAPSIRIKIPDQLPTLFEPQKATPYPRSTRSGSNPEADDDARPSPERRLTVLALQLAVLEKAASRLGTLAFVWATVVLLAGFAITLSRTDFWCITGLLLIEGTRIVGRSHELEWQHHQAGRARPASRAAVRAFSWMQLLSASACVSLSLVRLIHQHYGGTEDARTNRAAALNIFYGLALAEALLFLIEKALREWKVGHHRLLERVADDCNLEGACGQVAVRCFFYDSFSRCLNGSIFDGLHMTLVSYADDLITAGSHDEQSLGASILVALAESDRFADATLRRIGVSAPTIERLIEMLSWKAASERDVRRSAAVVVSMLTGRKLIALRVTGIPGAIESVASLLYADLDELNMLGLSILNKLAHDHDNCDKIGKTRGLLDKIISYSNIDHSLAVTTPRDMRIMAVKQSLRVVKRLAGTTGNTGKLLRRELTDIVFTVSNIREVLQRHDKKVQLELHQMAIEILARFAMDDEAREIIGETGGVVSVLVSMFLPAGFTTKECQQTNAVRVEAGEALAMLALENKKNCGQIIMALGGGVGRLVDALKDPVVIVGAARIMRNLCSYAGDEWQIPLREVIPGAAKVFRSITVEKAKILNIFIGLAAQMLRFMEPGELRGCLAAARVVDTVLARALVQVLCDYSRPSMDVPRIRRYTIELAVAMMRLDPRYVTLFVELGMESELRCVAETTSQLECFNVFSGSVGLSRRATSVCSLVTSALELMNKGRN